A section of the Ciona intestinalis chromosome 4, KH, whole genome shotgun sequence genome encodes:
- the LOC100184507 gene encoding protein STPG4-like isoform X1, translated as MLKMPAASMLARKHSRAVFRLPPTRSSITLRELRTLPRRGRNTPHDIFTPQLTDREWWRVTLKETPVPGTYEQRDFLQDKDLNRIKPTYNFKGEGRKKNSSNTRNGEILLPGAYEHKDFLEELSRQPLTYEFKSSGRRRVLPGLKDRDCNVAPCEYETLRIPVNKAPIHHGAFKSQSPRFPTKYFNPKEGPPPGSYDPTNINRSPSVTSSFKSRTPRFRTSQTKVPGPATYASTLQTPQSQTVMKMGRMHGLFFRNSFEV; from the exons ATGCTAAAGATGCCTGCCGCTTCCATGCTTGCGAGAAAACATTCCCGGGcagtgttccgtcttcccccgaCTCGTAGTTCTATCACATTGAGAGAACTGAGGACTCTTCCGAGACGA GGAAGGAACACACCCCATGATATATTCACACCACAGCTGACAGACAGGGAATGGTGGAGAGTGACATTAAAA GAGACACCCGTCCCAGGCACCTACGAACAGCGAGATTTTCTGCAAGATAAAGACCTGAATCGAATAAAACCAACTTACAACTTTAAAGGGGAAGGAAGAAAGAAAAACTCAAGCAACACAAGGAATGGAGAG ATACTGCTCCCAGGAGCTTACGAACACAAAGATTTTCTTGAAGAACTTTCCAGACAACCCTTGACTTATGAGTTTAAAAGCTCCGGCAGAAGAAGAGTTCTACCTGGCCTAAAAGACCGCGATTGCAATGTAGCACCGTGCGAGTACGAAACACTTCGAATACCTGTAAACAAAGCACCAATACA TCACGGTGCGTTCAAGTCACAATCACCTCGTTTTCCAACAAAGTATTTCAATCCA AAAGAAGGCCCACCTCCTGGCTCGTATGACCCAACGAACATAAACCGAAGTCCCAGCGTCACTTCCAGCTTTAAATCTAGAACTCCAAGATTTAGAACTTCACAAACG AAAGTACCAGGTCCTGCTACATACGCATCAACACTACAGACCCCGCAATCACAGACAGTGATGAAGATGGGACGAATGCACGGACTTTTCTTCCGAAATTCTTTCGAAGTGTGA
- the LOC100184507 gene encoding protein STPG4-like isoform X2 — MMSYVSGRLSTQEAVRSPVKAYSTYTKGRNTPHDIFTPQLTDREWWRVTLKETPVPGTYEQRDFLQDKDLNRIKPTYNFKGEGRKKNSSNTRNGEILLPGAYEHKDFLEELSRQPLTYEFKSSGRRRVLPGLKDRDCNVAPCEYETLRIPVNKAPIHHGAFKSQSPRFPTKYFNPKEGPPPGSYDPTNINRSPSVTSSFKSRTPRFRTSQTKVPGPATYASTLQTPQSQTVMKMGRMHGLFFRNSFEV, encoded by the exons ATGATGTCTTATGTATCGGGCAGACTTAGCACACAGGAAGCTGTACGAAGTCCTGTTAAAGCGTATTCGACGTATACTAAA GGAAGGAACACACCCCATGATATATTCACACCACAGCTGACAGACAGGGAATGGTGGAGAGTGACATTAAAA GAGACACCCGTCCCAGGCACCTACGAACAGCGAGATTTTCTGCAAGATAAAGACCTGAATCGAATAAAACCAACTTACAACTTTAAAGGGGAAGGAAGAAAGAAAAACTCAAGCAACACAAGGAATGGAGAG ATACTGCTCCCAGGAGCTTACGAACACAAAGATTTTCTTGAAGAACTTTCCAGACAACCCTTGACTTATGAGTTTAAAAGCTCCGGCAGAAGAAGAGTTCTACCTGGCCTAAAAGACCGCGATTGCAATGTAGCACCGTGCGAGTACGAAACACTTCGAATACCTGTAAACAAAGCACCAATACA TCACGGTGCGTTCAAGTCACAATCACCTCGTTTTCCAACAAAGTATTTCAATCCA AAAGAAGGCCCACCTCCTGGCTCGTATGACCCAACGAACATAAACCGAAGTCCCAGCGTCACTTCCAGCTTTAAATCTAGAACTCCAAGATTTAGAACTTCACAAACG AAAGTACCAGGTCCTGCTACATACGCATCAACACTACAGACCCCGCAATCACAGACAGTGATGAAGATGGGACGAATGCACGGACTTTTCTTCCGAAATTCTTTCGAAGTGTGA
- the LOC100182143 gene encoding probable G-protein coupled receptor 21 has translation MSTTLAFARDENATTAELGNMTVPGIPNNLIPCPRMMPELVVGIILAVGIVASNLACMKLRTFTKTYKMSQHPESKYFVFNLAISNILCGTALLVTNILDIIRLLHGDISVDSCFKLCQIWAPVYIYCVMIPYVVLATLGVDIAYYCHHSMDYHRRMTPWKLRTSLASGWMYTLLVVGIAFVAHPQILCDKTRWELDIFFIIFPIFLMLLPACFVVAIFAHTIRLYWIGSKRLARHMSVYKVGPNTETKAWLVRKFVRKFAHLIVFSILCGLVYTVTTIVEVSLEFNQHKRLCILYRLDRVFISLNSLLSPWIYVLNVKKVFRRRSLSSSVRNTTLSRFGSSSRRSDRVVPTNGNPPEPRTRNGSSTHVSSTAAEMYVKSPMVLSILPKLSIPGQSPT, from the exons ATGAGCACAACGTTGGCTTTCGCCAGAGATGAAAATGCAACTACAGCAGAGTTGGGAAATATGACCGTGCCTGGAATTCCAAATAACCTTATTCCATGCCCACGCATGATGCCAGAATTGGTCGTTGGAATAATACTTGCAGTCGGTATTGTGGCTTCAAACTTGGCGTGTATGAAGCTACGTACATTTACCAAAACCTACAAAATGTCTCAGCACCCAGAGAGCAAGTACTTCGTTTTCAATCTGGCAATCAGTAACATTTTGTGCGGAACCGCGCTTCTGGTAACCAATATATTGGATATAATCCGCTTGCTTCATGGCGATATATCAGTCGACTCGTGCTTTAAACTATGTCAGATATGGGCGCCTGTGTATATTTATTGTGTCATGATTCCATACGTTGTCTTGGCAACGCTGGGCGTGGACATCGCCTACTATTGTCACCATTCAATGGATTATCATAGGCGTATGACGCCATGGAAACTTCGTACAAGTCTTGCATCTGGTTGGATGTACACCCTGCTGGTCGTGGGCATTGCATTTGTAGCGCACCCTCAAATCTTATGCGACAAGACGCGCTGGGAG TTGGACATATTTTTCATCATATTCCCAATCTTCCTGATGCTACTCCCTGCCTGTTTCGTTGTCGCCATTTTCGCTCACACTATTCGTCTCTACTGGATTGGATCAAAGAGACTGGCCAGACATATGAGTGTGTACAAAGTCGGGCCAAATACCGAAACTAAAGCCTGGTTGGTTCGCAAGTTTGTACGGAAATTTGCGCACTTGATCGTCTTCTCCATTTTATGTGGTCTCGTATACACAGTGACTACAATAGTGGAAGTGTCATTAGAGTTCAATCAACACAAGAG ACTGTGCATCCTATACCGACTTGATCGTGTGTTCATATCGTTGAATTCTCTACTTTCACCGTGGATATACGTGCTCAAcgttaaaaaagtattccgTAGACGAAGTCTGAGCAGCAGCGTTCGTAATACGACGCTGTCTCGCTTTGGATCTTCTAGTCGAAGATCGGACCGTGTCGTGCCCACCAATGGTAATCCGCCTGAACCCCGGACCCGCAACGGAAGCAGCACTCATGTTTCTTCAACCGCAGCTGAAATGTACGTAAAGTCGCCCATGGTGCTGTCAATCCTGCCCAAACTATCTATACCGGGGCAATCGCCTACTTAA
- the LOC100179811 gene encoding RNA cytidine acetyltransferase — translation MRKKVDNRIRVLVENGVATKHRTMFFIVGDKCRNQVVILHHMLSKAQVRARPSVLWCYKKELGFSTHRKKKMKQIQKRISSGTLDLKENDPFELFVAATNVRYCYYNETHKILGSTYGMCVLQDFEALTPNLLARTIETVEGGGIICFLLRSMTSLKQLYTMTMDVHARYRTESHSDVVGRFNERFLLSVASCNNCLIIDDELNVLPVSTNSQNIEAVPPKPAEDSLTPSEKELVDLKESLQDTQPVGCVINCCKTIDQGKALLKFVDAISEKTLRSTVVMTAARGRGKSATLGLAISAAVAFGYSNIFVTSPSPENLKTLFEFVFKGFDALEYQEHLDYELIQSTNPDFNKAIVRVNVFREHRQTIQYIHPSDSAKLSQAELLVIDEAAAIPLPLVQSLLGPYLVFMSSTINGYEGTGRSLSLKLVKQLRIQSATRNTATTKQTTASPLGRNLSEITLEESVRYAPTDPIESWLNELLCLDCGSSSFSKISTGCPPPSACDLYYVNRDTLFCYHKASEAFLQRLMSLYVASHYKNTPNDLQMLSDAPAHHIFCLLPPVSAEQKSLPDVLCVLQICLEGEISKSSVVSSLSRGKRAAGDLIPWTVTEQFQDHDFASLSGARVVRIATHPDYQGMGYGSRALELLEKYYEGKMTSLDENETPAEEVNIVNEEEVEAMDEVLTPRKSLPPLLWKLSERRPEQLNYIGVSYGLTAPLLKFWSKAGYTSVYLRQTANDLTGEHSCIMLKALDTEVDKSWQDAYFDDFRRRFISLLHFQFSSFKSSTALQVLRRKSKKTTKSNPLTKSELDFFLTSYDTKRLTLYSRNMADYHLVMDLLPTLARLVFLEKLVVPLSVAQKAIILAIGLQHKSVETVASEIDLPSSQVLGLFNRAVRKITTHLSEIESAAAEKELKSTLGDENAADAVNMQPLEESLDSELNAAAYEVVQKQKEELKQTLASMDLKQYEIGGSDEAWQDALSSGKKQNIVSVKSAKRPLPTSEEPDTKDKKKKRKFKKKVKSA, via the exons ATGCGTAAAAAAGTAGATAATCGTATTCGAGTACTGGTCGAAAATGGAGTGGCCACGAAACACCggacaatgttttttattgtcgGCGATAAGTGTCGTAACCAAGTTGTTATACTCCATCACATGTTATCAAAAGCACAAGTTCGGGCTCGTCCTTCAGTATTGTGgtgttataaaaaagaacTCGGGTTTAGCAC GcacagaaagaaaaaaatgaaacaaattcaAAAGAGAATCTCAAGTGGGACCCTTGATTTGAAAGAAAATGATCCGTTCGAGTTGTTTGTGGCTGCCACAAATGTCCGATACTGTTATTACAATGAAACTCACAAAATATTGGGCAGTACTTATGGCATGTGTGTTCTTCAG GATTTTGAGGCATTAACACCAAATTTACTTGCGCGAACAATAGAAACAGTTGAAGGTGGTGGTATCATCTGTTTCTTGCTTAGATCCATGACTTcattaaaacagctttatacAATGACAATG GATGTTCACGCAAGGTATCGTACAGAATCTCATAGTGATGTGGTGGGAAGATTCAATGAAAG GTTTCTGTTGTCAGTGGCTTCGTGTAATAACTGTCTTATAATTGATGATGAACTGAATGTATTGCCAGTGTCAACTAACTCACAAAACATTGAAGCAGTCCCTCCAAAACCTGCAGAAGATTCACTCACACCATCAGAAAAAGAGCTGGTTGATCTAAAAGAATCACTACAA GACACGCAACCAGTTGGTTGCGTGATAAATTGCTGCAAAACAATCGACCAAGGAAAGGCCCTTCTCAAATTTGTTGATGCTATCTCAGAGAAAACCCTACGTAGCACTGTTGTGATGACCGCCG cGAGAGGCAGAGGTAAATCTGCCACGCTTGGACTTGCAATTTCAGCCGCAGTTGCGTTTGGATATTCCAATATTTTTGTCACTTCTCCCAGTCCTGAGAAtcttaaaacactttttgaGTTCGTTTTTAAGGGATTTGATGCTTTAGAATACCAA GAACATTTGGATTATGAACTTATTCAATCAACAAATCCGGACTTCAATAAAGCTATCGTTCGTGTTAATGTGTTTCGTGAGCATAGACAAACCATTCAG tatatcCACCCGAGTGACTCAGCTAAACTCAGTCAAGCGGAACTGCTAGTCATCGACGAGGCTGCAGCAATTCCATTACCACTTGTTCAGAGTCTTCTTGGTCCTTATCTAGTTTTTATGTCTTCTACAATAAATGG ATATGAAGGCACTGGTCGTTCTCTTTCACTTAAACTAGTGAAACAACTTCGAATTCAAAGTGCTACACGTAATACTGCCACAACTAAA CAGACTACTGCTTCACCACTTGGTCGTAACTTAAGCGAGATAACCCTTGAGGAATCGGTACGTTACGCCCCAACGGATCCCATCGAGTCATGGTTGAATGAGCTTCTCTGCCTCGACTGTGGCTCCTCGTCCTTTAGCAAAATCTCCACTGGGTGTCCTCCTCCAAGTGCTTGTGATTT gtATTATGTCAATCGAGATACATTATTCTGCTACCACAAAGCATCTGAAGCATTTCTACAACGTCTGATGTCCCTTTATGTTGCTTCACACTACAag AACACACCTAATGACCTTCAAATGTTATCTGATGCCCCTGCTCATCATATATTTTGTCTCCTGCCACCAGTTTCTGCTGAACAGAAATCTCTACCTGATGTACTGTGTGTATTACAG ATTTGCTTGGAGGGTGAAATCAGCAAATCTTCTGTTGTGTCGAGTTTATCTCGTGGCAAACGTGCGGCTGGTGACCTTATTCCTTGGACAGTGACTGAACAGTTTCAAGATCATGACTTTGCTTCACTATCTGGTGCTCGTGTG GTAAGGATAGCTACCCACCCTGATTATCAGGGCATGGGGTATGGTTCACGTGCATTGGAACTACTGGAGAAATATTATGAAGGGAAAATGACAAGTCTTGATGAGAATGAGACGCCAGCAGAAGAAGTTAATATTGTGAATGAAGAG GAAGTTGAAGCTATGGATGAGGTTCTTACACCAAGGAAGAGTCTTCCACCATTGCTATGGAAACTTAGTGAAAGAAGACCGGAACAGCTTAATTACATTGGAGTTTCTTATGGTCTTACTGCCCCATTACTTAA GTTTTGGAGCAAGGCTGGTTACACATCTGTCTACCTGCGTCAAACTGCCAATGATTTAACTGGAGAACATTCATGTATCATGCTTAAAGCATTGGACACTGAGGTGGACAAGAGTTGGCAGGATGCTTACTTTGATG ATTTCCGCCGTCGTTTCATCTCCCTCCTCCACTTCCAATTCTCTTCTTTCAAGTCTTCCACTGCTCTTCAAGTCCTTCGGCGAAAGAGCAAGAAAACTACAAAGAGCAACCCGCTCACAAAATCAGAGCTAGATTTCTTCCTGACCAGCTACGACACGAAGCGACTGACCTTATACTCGCGAAACATGGCAGACTACCATCTGGTCATGGACCTCCTGCCAACTTTAGCTCGTCTTGTTTTCCTTGAAAAATTAGTCGTACCTCTGTCTGTTGCCCAAAAG GCCATCATTTTGGCCATAGGCTTACAGCATAAATCAGTGGAGACAGTAGCTTCTGAGATCGACCTTCCTTCATCACAA GTTCTTGGACTTTTCAACAGGGCAGTTCGTAAAATCACAACACATTTAAGTGAAATCGAATCAGCAGCTGCAGAAAAGGAATTAAAATCAACTCTCGGCGACGAAAACGCTGCTGATGCTGTTAACATGCAACCACTAGAAGAATCACTTGATAGTGAACTG AACGCAGCTGCATATGAAGTCGTTCAGAAACAGAAAGAAGAATTAAAGCAGACACTTGCATCTATGGACTTAAAACA ATACGAAATTGGTGGTAGTGACGAAGCGTGGCAAGATGCATTGTCGTCGGGCAAGAAACAGAATATCGTCAGCGTAAAAAG cgCAAAACGTCCATTGCCGACATCTGAAGAGCCGGATACAAAGGACAAAAAGAAGAAGCgtaaatttaagaaaaaagtgaAATCTGCGTAA